From the Lathyrus oleraceus cultivar Zhongwan6 chromosome 3, CAAS_Psat_ZW6_1.0, whole genome shotgun sequence genome, the window TGGTTCCTAATGAAATTGTATCATTAATGTAATGCAATTTTTTGTCTAATTCAATTCACAAATGGGTGTATTGTTGTTTTTGGTATGAAACGATTCAGAAATATTCAGGTTAAAAATTTGGGAATACtgtaaaattaaaaaatatattaaaaaagAAATATCACAACGGTTTTTAATTCAACTGTTATTATAAGTAGAGCACTATCCAGAATAATAAAACACAAGAATGACATTGTTGGGATTCGAACTCAGGACATATACATTATTTCATAATGATTGTTTTCTTTACCCGTTTTTATAAGTAGCGCGCTACCTAACTTATAACCACGGTGACTCTCCCGTTGTGGAAATCAACTTACATACAATCATATGCTACCTAACAACGGACGTAAAACTGTCATTATATGTGTTTCGTAACTGTCGTTATGTGTGTTTTCCGTAGTAATGTGAGACTCAATTTCCCTTTGCTCACATGTCCTCCACACCTGCCCTTACATATAGATATTCCACTATGTTAGCCGAGATTTTGACGCCATGGTTGGATTAAGTATGATGGGCAAAAGAAATATTTTAAAGATGTTTTGACTTCGACATATAGTATTTTAGGAGATCTTAGTCGAAGAGGTCCTTTGTATAAGAGGGAAATGCTGGTTTtaggacttagaaatatttccGAGTTTACACTGCAACTTCGACGAAAGCAATATTGAGGTTGCATTCGACGAAAGGTTTTAAATTTTGAATAAGGATGATAACTGCCTTTTGTCCTTATCCATTTATCTAAAAGGATGCGTGTAAAGCTACGGCGAAGTGAAGGCATGCAAGCGAAACATGTCATTTTCTTGAGAAAAGACCGTTGATAGCGGTTATTTTCGACTTAGTATAAATATGAGTCTTAGTGTATAGGATTTCAGAGTGTTCAATCATTGTACAAATACTCACAAATTACTCCAAGCATCTAAGTGTGTTTGAGAAACGAGTTCGTTGAGAATGTACATATGAATCACCATATTTTCATTTCAATTGAAGTTATTTGCAGTTTATCAATTATTCTTTCTTATTGCAATTTACTTTGAAGTTTTTTATTGAAATTCCTTTACAAATTCTGCATTTACTTTTAAACTTTAAACAACATTCTCAAATCATGGGCATTGTCGAAGTGTTCATAGACTTTCAAATTAACAAgagcacatgtcctaggatccACTGGTTGATCCTGTAAATTAAACCATTTTTGGAGACCAGAgattgtttaccaattttcacggtaaacacACTGATGCTTTACACCCCCCCCCCCTTATACATCAGTGGGGTCATACATCTTTAGAGTCTTCACTAGATGACCTTCTCAAACAGTCACCTATAACTAACCCTCACCATATATGACCAGCCTCCCCAGTCACTCCTCTATCTTTCTCCTCGAATCACCTAGATACCTCTCCCTCACCCACACCACTGGCCCATGTCGCACCTCCTACCCGGACCATGGCCACTCGATGCATGAAGGGCGTTTACAAACCTATGAAACTCTTTAACTTGTTTGTTACCATTGATGATCCGACCATCTCCCCTCTTCCCAAAAACCATAAACTTGTTTTTTATGACCCTAATTGGAAATCCTCAATGCAGTCTTAATTTAATTATCTTATTAGAAATAATAGGTAAAATTTAGTTCCTCGACCTTGTGATGTTAACATTATTCCTTGTATGTGGGTTTTCTAGCATAAAAAGAAATTCGATGGCTGTTTTGAGCGATACAAAGCTCGATACTTAGGTGATGACGGGTCTCAAATTGCAGGAGTGGATTGTGATAAGACTTTCGGCCCTGTAGTGAAACCTGTGACCATTCACATTATTCTCACCATTGCTCTTTCCAGGTCCTGACTCATTCATCAGTTAGATATTCATAATGCCTTTCTACATATTGATCTTCATGAAACTGTCTATATGCATCAACCACTGAGTTTTCGTGATCCTTATCACCCAGATTATGTGTGCCGCTTGCAGAAATATCTATATGGTCTGAAGCAAGCACCTCGTTCTTGGTACCAACATTTTATTGACTATGTCTCCACCATTAGATTTCAGCATAATGCCTCTGATCACTCTCTATTTATCTACGGGCGTGGCTCCGACATGTCTTACATCTTACTTTATATTGATGACATCATCCTCATCATTTCCTCTCATGACCTAAGTAAATCTATCATGACACTTCTTGCCTCCGAGTTTGCTATGAAGGATATGAGATCGTTGAGTTAATTTTTAGGTATTATAGTGACAAGACATGCAAAAAGATTGTTTCTTAGTCAGAGTGCCTACGCAATGACATTATTGGTTGAGCAAGCATGGCCTCATGCAAACCTTATGCTACTCCAGTTGACACCAAACATAAGCTCAGTATCTTTGTCGGTACTTCATATGCTGATCCTACATTATATTGGAGTCTTGCTTGTGCTTTACAGTATCTCACATTTATCCGTCCTGACATCTCATATGCTATAAAGCAGGTGTGTTTTCATATGCATGCTCTCTGCACTGAGCACATGCTTGCACTAAAACGCTCATGTGTTACATTTAAAGCACCTTACAAAATGGTTTGCATCTCTATCCTTCTCCTACCAAGAAGCTTGTTTCCTACACAAATGTTGATTGGGGTGGATGTTCCGACACTCGTCGATCTACTTCGGGTTATTGTGTTTTTCTTGGTGACAACCTAATTTCATGGTCGTCTATGAGATAACTCACACTTTCTCGTTCCAGTGCAGAGGCTGAATAGCGGGGCGTTGCTAAAGCGGTTTCAGAATCATGTTGGCTCCGCAACCTTCTCTTGGAGCTTCGTTTTCCTATTTCCCATGATACGCTTGTGTACTATGACAATGTTAGTGCTATCTACCTATCCAGAAATCCTATCCAGCATTAGCGTACAAAACACATTGAGATGAACATTCACTTTATTCGGGAGAAGGTCGTCCGTGGTCAAGCTCGTGTCATGTTCCTTCCTAGTACCAGATTGTTGATATCTTCACCAAAGACATCCTTAAAATTATCTTTGATGATTTTCGGACCAATATAAGCGTTCGTTAACCTCCCGCTTCGACCGCGGGGGTGTGATAAAATATgtatttttatttgttaaagaaTACTTATATATAAGTCTCACATTAACTATAACATATAATAAACTGTATAAAAAAAAaacacatatatatatatatatatatatatatatatatatatattattttttttatttttttgtgttttttgttttttttcaagTGTTCCATAAATCAGGGAAAAGACATCCTGAATGACACCAATTATGGACACTTATTCTCAATTTACCAATCATGTGCACTTGTGTTTGGAGAGGTCCCTTATTGTATGGTCTTTTTGGCTCCACAACACCTCACAACCCATCAATATCATCAAGAGCACACTCCACCAAGCAACctaacaaaaaaaaatcatttattaTCTTTTTCTTTTCGTTTGGATTGAAACAAAACCACCCTCTTCCTATTATAAAATTACCACACCATTAACAATTACAATAAACAAGATTATCTTTACTTAGCTTGGCCACTACTCTTGTTCTTTTTCCCATACAAAGCTTGACCATAACTCAACCTTATATACATATTCCCTAACCATTCAAATCAAAACTCACCTTTATTCAAAGCTAAAGCAATCATGTAATTATTTACTAACTAATTATCCAATCTCCAATAAAAATCTTAGAAGAAACACCAATCTAAAAGAAGATTCCTAATTTCCTAATTCCTAGCGTAGAGGCTATCTTGCTAGGTGGAACCCACTCAATTGATTCCCTGGTTTGTCATTTTTAAGATGGATTAACACTCACTCAACCCATGTATAAACGACACAACAACTCACTCTCCACGTtacaataacaacaaaaacactTAATGGTGGCTTAGATCTTGTTCTTATACTCTTATTATTAGTCTTAAAATTCAACACAAAAAAGCCACCAAGTTTGATTCACAAATTAACACTTTGTATTCAAAAACCTTTGTTTTCTTCCTTTTGTTGCTATTATTTGCTATTAGTACCTCCCTATATAAACCTTTCTATTTCTTTTGATCACTCTTACAGATCAAGATTCAGATCCTAAAGAATCATTGTGAAGATGGATATTAATGAGTGGGTCATTCTTTCCGATGATGGCTTTCTTGATGATGAGAAACAGATTTTCTTAGGAAAAAGAAACTCATTCTCAGACTCAATCAGTAACTTTGACAAAGATTACTTTTGCACCTCCCCAAAATCAACAAAACTCATTGAAACCGAATCCTCAAAAGTACCAAAACTACTTGTCCATGTTCCAATTCAATTTGAACCCAAAATTGAGAAAGTTCCAAGTGAAGAAGAATTGGTGAAAGAACACACCTATGAAGACAGTGTTTCACAAGTTTTCTTTCATGTGAAGGAAAACAAATTTGTTGACATGAAATTGGAGTCACCAAAGTCTTGTAGTGGTAGAGGATTGTTTTCTCAACTTGATGCCGTTGAGGACATGGAGATGATGACATCTCCTAGAATGAAGAACATGGAGAAAGACAACAACGTTGTTATGTACTATAATGAGAAAGAAGGAGAGAACATGAACGGTCGTTTTAATTTATGGAAATGGAGTTTGACAGGAGTTGGAGCTATATGTTCTTTTGGTGTTGTTGCTGCCACAGTTTGTGTCTTGTTGTTTGGAAGCCAACAAAGAAACAAGAAAGACCATACTATTAGGATCCAGATCTACACTGATGACAAGGTCTAACCCATGTTTCTTTTATTGTTATATaatctttttttttcaatttataagaaaaaaattattttttaatacGTTAAATAACTAACGTATCTGAATAGTATATAGATCATATTCATTGTATATTGATTTTGTTGATAACTAATCTCTTGTAAAAATATGAATTGAAATTGCAGAGGATTAAGCAAGTGGTGCAGCATGCAACGAAATTGAATGAAGCATTTGCAGCAGTAAGGGGTGTTCCATTGAGCAGAGCTCATATAAGTTATGGTGGTTATTATGATCATAGTGTTTGAGGCATTGGTAAAACTTTTGGATGATAAAATGAGTCACAATCTTCTATTGTGGCTCTGTAAATTAAGTTATGGATTAGGGGGACTTTTATTATTAGTAGTATTTTGTAGTTTGGGAATTGAAAGGTTGAAAAGTTTGTATGATAGATGTCTCAAATTATTTATAACAAAATGAAAATGTTGTCCGAATTATAGGAGTTATAAGTTCGAATCCTTGCACACATCCATGTTTAATCTTTTGAGGGTTAATTTTATAGTCTAAGTGTTAAAAAATAGAGAATTGTAGATTCAAACGTCTATTTCAATATCTCAATAAACTCTTTTATGATTCAAATTGTATTCATTGAATAATGTTTCATAAACTTGTTATGATAATTAATTCTTTTAGTTTTGAGTTGTAGACAAACTTTCGAACTCAACATATTTTTATTGAGGATATTAGTGTTTATAATTCATTAGTGTGATTATGGGTATTATATGTGTTTGGGAAGAAAACTGAAAGATAAATATTAAACATCATTAAATGAGAGAGCTTAAGTATGTAATACATTAAAATTTGGTGTGGAGATGCAATATTCAAGCACTAACTAGTTTTAACCTAATGTGATGATTGTTATTGTTCTATAATAGAAGCAGATGATGATCGTAAAATTTAACCAGAGTTCTTCGTTGAGATTGAGCTCCCATCTCGATACAGTGTGTTAGACAAGTCACTTAATACTGTATTGACAGTAATTAACCACAAATCATATGTAATTAGAATATTTGATTTTGTCTTCATTAGTTTTCTTATTGGTAGCTTGTACATTAAGTTCCCTTGATTCTTGGATCATGAATGATCCTCTCTCTCTCTTGTATATGTACCGTAACTTGTAATGAGAATCATAACCCTTCAAATCATTCTATTTGTATTTCTAACTTGGTATCAGAGCTTTAAGCTTGAAAGCTCTTGATCCACAATAACCACAATGACAACCGCTACTAATTCAAAGAAAAATGACCTACCAACATCAGTTTCTGTCAAGCTGGACAGAAATAATTTTCCCTTGTGGAGGTCACTAGTTTTACCTGTCATTAGGGGCTGTAAACTAGATGGCTTTATACTAGGAACAAAAGAATGCCCTCAAGAGTTTATCACTGCTGCTGATTCAAACAAGACCAAAAATCCAAGCCTTGAAGAAGGGGTAGTAGATGACCAAATGTTGCTTGGGTGGTTATTGAATTCAATGACCACTGACATTGCAACACAGTTGATGCACTGTgaaaattccaaacaactttGGGATGAGGCTCAAAGTTTGGCAGGTGCTCAATCCAGATCTCAAATCACATATTTGAAATCTGAATTCCATGGTACAAGAAAAGAAAATCTAAAAATGGAGGAGTATCTGACTAAGATGAAAAAGCTAACTGATCAACTAAAGCTCACGGGTAATCCTGTCACAATCTCAGATCTAATCATTCAAATCTTGAATGGTTTGGACTTTGACTACAACCCTATAGTAGTCAAACTCTCAGATCAATCATCACTCACTTGGGTTGATCTACAAGCTCAACTCTTAGCCTTTGAAAGTAGGCTCGATCAACTCAATAAACTCACAAATATGTCTCTCAATGCTTCTGCAAACGTTGTCAACAAAACTGAATACAAAGGCAACAAGTTCAACTCAAATACACAAAACTCAAATTGGAGAGGCTCCAATTTCAGAAACCATAGAGGAGGCAGAGGCAGATGACGAATGTTCAAACCAACATGTCAAGTGTGCAACAAAATAGGTCATATAGCAATGAATTGCTTCCACAGGTTTGACAAATCTTACTCAAATTTATCAACTGATGCAAACAAAGGTGATACACACAGTGCATATCTGGCCTCACCTCACTATGCACAAGACTAtgattggtactttgacagtggtGCAAGCAATCATGTCACACATCAAACAGAAAAGTTTCAAGATTTAACCGAGCATAATGGTAAGAATTCACTTGTTGTTGGAAATGGTGCTAAGCTGGATATTATTGGTACAAGTTCATCCAATTTAAATTCACTTAAATTGCATAACATGTTATATGTACCAAACATTACCAAAAATCTACTTAGTATATCCAAATTGACTCATGATGATAACATCACTGTTGAGTTTGATGATGATTGTTGCTTTGTGAAGGACAAAATAACAGGGAAGGCACTCCTAAGAGGGAGACTTAAAGATGGATTGTACCAACTCTCAGAATCAGATAATAAGTCCAATGACCCCTGTGCTTACCTTTCAATCAAGGAAAGTTGGCATAGAAAACTTGGACATCCCGACAATAAAGTGCTAGACAAAGTCTTGAAGAATTGCAAGATCAAGACACCACCTAGTGATAGTGACCACCCTACCTTCTGTGAAGCTTGTCAGTTTGGGAAAATGCATCTTTTACCATTTAAGTCTTCTAGTTCACATGCCCTTAAGCCATTAGATTTGATTTACACTGATGTATGGGGTCCTTCCTCAATAAATCCCACTTCTGATTTTAAATACTATGTCCATTTCATAGATGACTATAGCAGATTTACTTGGATCTTTCCCTTAAAACATAAATCTGAAACCATACATGctttttttcaatttaaaaactTGGTGGAAAATCATTTGAACAAAAAAATAAAGACTATCCAATGTGATGGTGGTGGTGAATTCAAACCAATTCAGAAACAAGCATTAGAAGCGGGCATACAATTTAGAATGTATTGTCCATACACATCCCAACAAAATGGTAGAGCTGAAATAAAACATAGACATATTGCTGAGCTAGGCTTAACTATACTTGCTCAGGCCAAAAATGCCAATGTCTTTTTGGTGGGATGCTTTCTCAACTGCAGTTTATTTGATCAACAAGTTGCCTTCAACAACAAATTTCAATAAAAGTCCCTACACCCTAATCACCAAAAAGGAACCTGATTATAAAGCTTTAAAACCTTTTGGATGTGCCTGTTATCCCTGTCTCAGACCATATAATCAACATAAGATGCAATTCCACACCACAAGATGTGTTTTTCTAGGCTACAACAACTCTCACAAAGGCTATAAATGTCTCAACTCCCATGGAAGAGTCTTTATCTCAAGACATGTTATGTTCAATGAGAATCACTTCCCTTTTCATGATGGTTCCTCAACATAAAAAGGCCATTGGAAGAGATAACCAATACTGACCATTTACACAGTTTATTTCCTTTATGTCGTGCAGGTAATGATAATTCGAGTTCAACAAATGAAACAGAAGCAACTGCAAGTCAGGACACTCTTACACCAGTTGCAAGTCAAGACAACAGCTCACCAACTACAAGTATTGACACTCAACAACAACTCACTATTCAAAGTGAAGGTGACTCAATCAATGTAGAGGAAAACAACAttgaaactatggcatcaaatGAAGACACTGTTGAGACAAGTAATAACATCAATGATCAACATGAAGCAGTGGCAACTCACAAAATGCACACTAGAAGCAAAGCAGGGATTCATAAACCAAAATTACCCTACATTGGTCTAACTGAATTAGAAATACAAGAAACTGATCCAAGAAATGTGAAGGAGGCACTCACTAGTCCACTTTTGAAGGAAGCAATGAGCAATGAGTACAAAGCTCTCATGTCCAATCACACATGGAATCTAGTACCATACACAAACCAAGAAAATATTATTGACTCAAAATGGATCTTCAAAACCAAGTACAAAGCAGATGGATCCATTGAAAGGAGAAAGGCAAGATTAGTTGCTAAGGGTTTTCAGCAAACTGTTGGATTAGACTATGATGAAACATTCAGTCATGTGGCAAAGGCTAGCACAATTAGAATTATCATGTCAGTAGCAGTTCATCTCAATTGGGACATTAGACAATTGGACATAAATAATGCATTTCTAAGTGGCTACCTAAAAGAACAAGTCTATATGCATCAACCAGAGGGATTTCTCAACTCCACACATCCAAATTACATCTGCAAACTATCAAAAGCAATCTATGGTTTGAAACATGCACCAAGAGCATGGTATGATAGCCTCAAACATGCATTGTTAAGTTGGGGATTTCAGAACACCAAAAGTGACACCTCTCTATTCTTTCTCAACGGTACTGATCACACAACCTTTCTCCTcatttatgttgatgatatcatcATCACAAGTAGCAATAACAATTTTTTGGAAGCTTTTATCAAACGGTTAAACATTGTGTTCTCATTAAAAGATCTTGGCCAATTGCACTGCTTTTTGGGAATTGAAGTGCAAAGAAACAGTAGTGGGTTGTACTTGAAGCAATCCAAGTACATTAGAGACTTACTCAAAAGATTCAACTTTGAAAAAGTCACTGCTTGTCCAACACCAATGGTAAGTGGTAGACAATTTACCATTGAGGGGGAACCGATGAAAGATGCAAGACCTGACATAGCCTTCTCTGTCAACAAATTGAGTCAGTACATGAGTTCTCCTACAATGAAACATTGGCAAGGTATAAAaagaatattcagatatcttcaAGGCACCATTGATCACTGTCCACATATTAAACCATCAACTGATCTAGACATCACAGGGTTTTCAGATGCAGATTGGGCAACAAGCATGGATGATGGAAAATCAATTACAGGGCACTGGGTTTTTCTTGGTGAAACTCTAGTATCTTGGTCTTCAAGGAAGCAAAAGGTAATGTCAAGATCATCAACTGAGTCAGAATATAGAGCATTGGCAGACTTGGCAGCTGAAATTACGTGGACATGCTCATTAATGCAAGAGTTAAAATTGCCCCAATTAAGAAATCCTATTTTGTGGTGTGACAATCTATGTGCTAAAGCTCTTGCTTCCAATCCAGTGATGCATGCTAGAACTAAACACATTGAAATCGACAAAGTGCTACAAAATGAAGTCACAATTGCCTATTTACCCTCAGTAGACCAAGTTGTAGATTGCCTCACCAAAGCTCTCACTTACTCAAGGTTTAATCTGTTAAGAGACAAACTTGGAGTAATTACATCACCCTCAAGTTTGAGGGGGGGTGTTAGACAAGTCACTTAATACTGTTTTGACAGTAATTAACCATAAATCATATGTAATTAGAATATTTGATTTTGTCTTTATTAGTTTCCTTATTGGTAGCTTGTACATTAAGTTCCCTTGATTCTTGGATCATGAATGGTCCTCTCTCTCTTGTATATGTATTGTAACTTGTAATGAGAATCATAACCCTTCAAATCATTCTATTTGTATTTCTAACTCAGTGGACCTAGTTACTTGCAAAGTTAGGACTGCAACGTCTAAGTTAGTTATGGAAAAATTCATAATAAAGTAAAAATTTGAAAAAAGAATCACATACTGTCACACCtcagaaaaaaaaaaaagaacatgACGTTCATAAAGTGCTCGCATGCTCGTGGGATAGATTAACAAAGTTTTCAcgaattttatttattcccaaaaaagaaaaagagaaaatatTGATAAAACTCCTAAAAGGACGACAAATATATGATCGTCGTAACCAAATTAGAGTTCCAGAGTTGGTTACGCAAGAGAAATATATTAGCtccccttacgtccgttgtatTAAACAGGAACCGTTTGGTTAGTTGTGTGCGTGAGTGTTAGCTTTTGAAATGTTGACTTTCTCGAGTTAAAAGGAAAAAAGAATATGAACAAAAGGTTTATTATGTATTAGGGTGTCTGATGAGACTTTtaatctcgctcctacgtatcttcagATGCGATTGAGAACTCAAGATTATATAGTTCTGGATAAAAAATGTTACTTTGTTCGTCGATTTTAGCAAAATCTATTCTATCTCAATTGACGGAAAAACATTGCTTGCTACCCAAGACAAGTGGAAAAGAGAACGTTTGCAATTAGTCGAATGGATAGAGATATCAACATTCGTAGGAAAACGCCGCTAGCTTACTCACACATATAAGTGGACAAAGTGTTATCTTGCATCGTCTCGAGACAAAATACCTTTCGTTTGTGAAAAAGGTTTGAAAGTGATTGCATGACGGAGAAAAAGAGTTTGATGtgttggatgtattttgagtgatggcgagagcttggatgggcgagatatccatctcgtATCCTAGCCTATGGAgctcgtggtatccaccacgttcctTTTCCATCTTATTTGTAAAAGGGTTTGATATTTTTAGATGTGTTGAGGTTTTTGATTGAGAAAAGGTTTATGAAAGTCACATTGAAAGTTTTAATGAGATGGCAACAACTCAGATATGCGAGATATCCATCTCGTATCCTAGCCTCTAGAGCTtgtggtatccaccacgttcctTTTTCATCTTTATTGTAAAGTGTTTATTAAGTAttatatgttttttattttaatttgagAAAAATGACTTGACGTTGAATCGATCATTTGATTATCGTTTGCGAAATGGTTTGATAAGAATGGTTTGAGGTggtttgaaaatgatttttaaaaataaCTTGACATTGAATCAATCATTGAACTTGTAATGtaaaatagttttaaaatggttttgaaaaggTTGGAGTCGATGGTTAAAGTGGTTTGAAATGATGGATACGAATGGTAACGCAAAGGGTGCGAATTGGATCACAAAGGGGTGTGAATTCAAACGTAGTGACgtgaactcaagcacaaggcataaTTTGATGCCACAAACACCGAATATACATCCAAGCATTCAACAATGATAAAGGGATACAAGAGCATAAACAATATTTACATCACACACCCACAACAAATGAATCGAAAATGTAAAATGAAATGAAAACATGCACAAATTAAAATCATGACGCAAATGCGCGAAATCAAAGTCGCATACGCGAAAGGCTACCATGACAAATTAAATTTGACCTAAACGTAACAATGTTAGATCGTTGAATCTTAACACGAATCAAAATGGCAAATAGATAACGTGTAAGCGGTCATCACAAGTCGAATAAAGAAGCAACAATATAATAAGAATAAATGAAAGCACAAATTGCGAATTGAAACGTGAATTGGTAGGAGCATAAATGCGGATTGTCACTACACTAACTTGCTACACTTAACGTGATCATCGCAAGATGAATTAAAATCGTGCCGATTCAAATTTATCATAATGAAACGCAAAGCAAAAGTGAATTTTAAACGTGCTAAAAAAACAACTAACAGTGTTGGTAACGCAAGAATGCGAATATCACAATTGAATCGAACTAACACAAATGTCATGCATCATGCACACGCATATATGCAAATTGCGTGTCAACATGATTCGATCTGAACAAATATGACCAAAGCATAAATAAAATAGCAACAACCCACACaaattataatttttattattcATTCGTGTTACAATATTTTTACGTCAGATCAACGTAAtcgaaaaataaaataaaaatagcATAACATACACATGCACTATCCAACAAAATTATATATTATTACCGAATCGAAACTGAGCTATAAAAAATCAAACAACATTATTAAAAAtatacacatacacacacacacacacacacacacacacacatatatatatatatatatatatatatatatatatatatatatatatatatatatatatatatatataaacgATCAACAAATAAAACGGAAtaagaagaaaaaagaaaaggatTCCATATGAAAAGAGAAACTCAGACCTCTCTCTtcaaattttgaagaaaaaaagTCCCAAATTCTCTTTTCATCGACACCGCGTGGTAATGGTATTTGTTTTCCTTGGTCTTCTTTCTCCTCCTCTCAATATCACTAATATATATACACGTCATTTTAGGCTTTTTAATAATTTTGAAAATTCACAAATGCCCCCTTATAATGATTTTAGTGATTAAAAAAGTTTTAAAACAAATACTTTAAATAATATTCAAACTATTTTAAATAGCCAAAATAAAATCGAATAAAAAATATAGataattctatttaattattCCGAATATTTTGACAAAACAAATTAAATATAAAGGattcaaaatgaataaaaatcgagCACAAAAATGCTCGAAcaattaaaatgaatgcactaaaATAGTCAGTGCGAAATAATTTTTTAGAAAATAGataggttttgatcaaattttgaagtaaaaaatgATCGGTTAAAAAGACTCTGGTTGATCAAAGTGCGACAAAAAAgagtcgaaaaaataaaatgagaacACCATGTTAAACTATGCAAAccatagattaataaaactgatgtctgcaaGCTCGATTTTGAATTTTTTGGCCAGATAATTTCACGTACATTAGAAAATTGATTCAACCGATCTGTCTGTATATCCGAAAATTTTATTTGGTCGACATTTTAAGTATtatgcatgttatgctatgcagATGATGCGATTGACATGATAAATGTATTGATTCAGTAATTCATGGGCAAAATTAGGGTgtgacagctgcccctatttaaatagCTTTGTCAAATGGTATGAGCGATGACAATCCTCATAATATCCTAGTCAATGATATTTAAATACAGAAGACCCAAATTTTATCCCTGGATGCAGATGACGTGATATgatatgttatgtatgcatgaAGGACTCTTTTTTTCATTTTGGTTTTCTAGAGATATCAGGTGTAGAAGGTGAACCCTAATTGGATATATTATGATGGA encodes:
- the LOC127126635 gene encoding uncharacterized protein LOC127126635; protein product: MDINEWVILSDDGFLDDEKQIFLGKRNSFSDSISNFDKDYFCTSPKSTKLIETESSKVPKLLVHVPIQFEPKIEKVPSEEELVKEHTYEDSVSQVFFHVKENKFVDMKLESPKSCSGRGLFSQLDAVEDMEMMTSPRMKNMEKDNNVVMYYNEKEGENMNGRFNLWKWSLTGVGAICSFGVVAATVCVLLFGSQQRNKKDHTIRIQIYTDDKRIKQVVQHATKLNEAFAAVRGVPLSRAHISYGGYYDHSV